One Miscanthus floridulus cultivar M001 chromosome 11, ASM1932011v1, whole genome shotgun sequence DNA window includes the following coding sequences:
- the LOC136494409 gene encoding protein ENDOSPERM DEFECTIVE 1-like, with the protein MPPPLPVPPTTAARPRRRGREVSSRYLSTPVPSTPRLSTASAASSTRSRSPTPSPRGRQRAATPFANENHPPPPPPPTGTVARRRAVQKLFDETGAGNPRASLGSNSSASAVPAPTPRPLPRSTSRPAVHTERRGYPRLPTPAHASSSCPSSAAVESDAASCCSSSDTSSTATDFSEADVALGMAPAAPCESPPLRGPASCRGGRLSSELRSSVPESGGSSRASNPLCYRSLNSALSISMAMAGKLTAAGRPPQPQGPKAADLKKATIVGGRKVAGKQEDVHQLRLMDNSYLQYRFLNAWAEAAGKAKAAAAEKSLYGLEEKIASLRASVAEKRAGVERMQRDHRLSSVVNAQVPYLKQWSDIEGGHASCLIGATTALYNASLRLPIIGSVNANCEELTEVLKSATQLLEPLSPCIENFLPKVQQIDDVACNLAQVIATERTLIEECGNLLYQAQNLQMRESSLRSQVMQLKENEAK; encoded by the exons ATGCCGCCTCCGCTACCCGTACCGCCGACGACTGCGGCCCGTCCGCGCCGCCGCGGAAGGGAAGTCAGCTCCCGGTACCTCTCGACGCCCGTCCCCTCGACCCCGCGCCTCTCCACCGCCTCCGCGGCCTCCTCCACGCGGTCGCGCTCCCCGACGCCGTCGCCTCGTGGACGGCAGCGGGCGGCCACGCCCTTCGCCAACGAGAACcacccgcccccgccgccgcctcccacgGGCACCGTGGCGCGCCGGCGGGCCGTGCAGAAGCTTTTCGACGAGACGGGCGCCGGCAACCCGCGCGCCTCGCTGGGCTCCAACTCCTCTGCCTCCGCCGTCCCAGCACCTACTCCGCGGCCGCTCCCGCGCTCCACCAGCCGGCCGGCCGTGCACACCGAGCGGAGAGGGTACCCGCGCCTTCCGACGCCCGCGCATGCTAGCTCCTCCTGCCCTTCCTCTGCCGCGGTGGAATCCGACGCTGCCTCGTGCTGCTCTTCATCTGATACGTCGTCCACGGCCACTGACTTCTCTGAGGCCGATGTGGCGCTCGGGATGGCCCCAGCCGCGCCGTGCGAGAGCCCGCCGCTGCGGGGCCCAGCGTCCTGCCGCGGGGGACGCCTCTCGTCAGAGCTCCGATCGTCGGTGCCGGAGTCGGGCGGGTCCTCGCGGGCGTCCAACCCACTGTGCTACCGCTCGCTCAACTCGGCACTGTCGATCTCAATGGCGATGGCTGGGAAGCTGACGGCAGCAGGGAGGCCACCACAGCCGCAAGGGCCGAAGGCAGCTGATCTGAAGAAGGCGACGATCGTGGGGGGCAGGAAGGTCGCGGGGAAGCAGGAAGACGTGCACCAGCTGCGGCTGATGGACAATTCGTACCTCCAGTACAGGTTCCTCAACGCCTGGGCTGAGGCTGCAGGCAAGGCCAAGGCGGCTGCTGCAGAG AAATCGTTGTACGGGCTCGAGGAGAAGATTGCCAGCCTCAGGGCATCTGTTGCTGAGAAGAGGGCAGGGGTGGAGAGGATGCAGAGGGATCATAGATTGAGTTCAGTAGTAAATGCGCAG GTGCCATATTTGAAGCAGTGGAGTGACATTGAGGGGGGTCATGCAAGCTGCCTTATAGGGGCAACAACAGCACTATATAACGCCTCGTTAAGGCTACCAATCATTGGGAGTGTAAAT GCCAACTGCGAGGAACTTACAGAAGTCCTTAAGTCGGCAACACAATTGCTTGAACCGCTTTCACCTTGTATCGAAAATTTCCTGCCAAAG GTCCAACAAATCGACGATGTGGCATGTAATCTTGCCCAAGTTATCGCTACTGAGAGAACCTTAATAGAGGAGTGTGGTAATCTCCTATACCAAGCACAGAACCTGCAG ATGAGGGAGAGCAGCCTGAGGAGTCAAGTGATGCAACTGAAAGAAAATGAAGCGAAGTAA
- the LOC136493644 gene encoding probable potassium transporter 15: MASSAESSAAGGMRKAPSLEWRWVSTEEEDDEDRAGAGAGTPAAVGAVGRGGSFESEDDEDDDEEEEEKEKGRKRLIRTVPSVDWFDVEGNEVSVAQQLDDSEEFDFGRTMFLALQTLAVVFGDIGIGPLYTFDVMFNKYPIVGEEDVLGALSLVLYTLILMPLVKYVLVVLWANDDGEGGIFALYSLICRNAKVSLIPNQVQSEKRMSSFRLKLPTPELERSIKVKEKLESSLLLKKLLLGLVLFGTSMFISNGVITPAMSVLSAVSGLKVGLPNTSQDVVVMISVALLIVLFSVQRYATSKVGFAIGPSLLLWFCCLGGIGIYNLSLYGPTAFKAFNPLYIIYYFGRNPFQAWLSLGGCLLCATGSEAIFSNLCYFPVTYVQYMFVLLVLPCLVLAYLGQAAFLIANQKSSEQVFFSSIPSGVFWPVFLVANLAALIASRTMTVAIFQCLKQSIALGCFPRLKIVHTSRKFMAKIYIPVVNWFLMVSCLGFIILFRNIYDVGNAYAIAELGVMIMATVYVTIIMLLIWEFNITKVLSFVITFLFLELIFFSSALSSVGDGGWALLIFASVLLMIMFIWNYGSKLKYDSEVKQKLSKDLMRKLGPNLGTIRAPGLGLVYSDIVKGVPAIFGHFLTSLPAIHSIIVFVCIRNVPVPVVPQSERFLFQRVCSRGYHMFRCIARYGYKDKKQEHHSVFERLLIEGLEKFLQREAVELSLQSEDDVDSDEEPPTPVKIIQAPNGSLYSLNVPLLADYAPSTELIPEASCSTPQHDPVLDYAQNLELELAFIKQSKRSGAVYLIDNPIIKARKDSWFFKKLMINYFFAFLRNNCRRAIMLMSIPHSNMMQVRMTSYV, from the exons ATGGCGTCGTCGGCGGAATCGTCGGCGGCCGGCGGCATGCGGAAGGCGCCGTCGCTGGAATGGCGGTGGGTGTccacggaggaggaggacgacgaggaccgcgccggggccggggccgggaCCCCCGCGGCCGTCGGGGCGGTGGGCAGGGGCGGGAGCTTCGAGTCggaggacgacgaggatgacgacgaggaggaggaggagaaggagaaggggaggaagaggcTGATCCGGACCGTGCCGTCCGTGGACTGGTTCGACGTCGAGGGGAACGAGGTCTCCGTCGCGCAGCAGCTCGACGACTCCGAG GAGTTCGATTTTGGCAGGACAATGTTTCTTGCTCTTCAGACTCTTGCTGTGGTGTTTGGAGATATTGGAATTGGTCCATTGTATACATTTGATGTCATGTTTAACAAGTACCCTATTGTTGGAGAGGAGGATGTTCTTGGAGCACTCTCACTAGTTCTGTATACTCTTATATTGATGCCATTAGTGAAGTATGTTTTGGTTGTCCTGTGGGCCAATGATGACGGTGAAG GTGGTATATTTGCTTTGTATTCTTTGATTTGTAGAAATGCAAAAGTGAGTCTCATTCCAAACCAAGTACAGTCTGAGAAGAGGATGTCAAGTTTTCGACTCAAGCTTCCAACACCAGAGCTTGAGAGATCCATAAAAGTAAAAGAGAAACTTGAATCGTCACTACTGTTGAAGAAGTTGCTTCTAGGCTTAGTCTTGTTTGGGACTTCCATGTTCATATCCAATGGAGTTATCACACCAGCAATGTCAG TGTTATCTGCTGTCAGTGGCTTGAAAGTTGGGCTACCAAATACCTCACAAG ATGTTGTTGTGATGATTTCAGTTGCACTTCTTATAGTATTGTTTAGTGTACAGAGGTATGCCACTAGCAAAGTGGGGTTTGCAATTGGCCCTTCTTTACTTTTATGGTTTTGTTGCCTTGGAGGGATTGGAATATACAATCTGAGTCTATATGGCCCAACAGCTTTTAAGGCATTTAATCCTCTCTACATTATTTATTATTTTGGGAGGAATCCTTTTCAGGCTTGGCTGTCCCTCGGTGGTTGTCTTTTATGTGCAACAG GATCTGAGGCCATCTTTTCGAATCTTTGTTACTTTCCTGTAACATATGTTCAG TATATGTttgtgcttcttgttcttccttgccTTGTCTTGGCGTATCTAGGACAAGCTGCCTTTCTCATTGCCAACCAAAAGTCATCTGAGCAGGTCTTCTTTTCATCTATTCCAA GTGGAGTTTTCTGGCCTGTTTTCTTAGTGGCGAATCTTGCTGCACTAATTGCCAGTAGGACAATGACGGTTGCTATATTCCAGTGCCTAAAGCAGTCTATAGCACTTGGTTGTTTTCCCCGGCTCAAAATTGTTCATACATCTCGGAAATTTATGGCTAAGATATACATTCCCGTTGTAAACTGGTTTCTAATGGTTTCCTGCTTGGGCTTTATCATTCTGTTCAGAAACATATATGATGTTGGCAACGCATATG CTATCGCTGAGCTTGGGGTGATGATAATGGCCACGGTTTATGTTACAATAATAATGCTTCTAATATGGGAGTTCAATATTACGAAGGTTCTGTCATTTGTTATCACATTCCTATTCTTGGAGCTGATTTTCTTCTCATCAGCTCTGAGTAGTGTCGGAGATGGGGGCTGGGCGTTGTTGATTTTTGCATCTGTTCTACTCATGATTATGTTTATATGGAACTATGGGAGCAAACTAAAGTATGACAGTGAAGTCAAGCAGAAGCTTTCAAAGGATTTGATGAGGAAGTTGGGGCCCAACCTTGGTACCATCAGAGCTCCTGGACTAGGCTTAGTCTACAGTGATATTGTGAAAGGAGTTCCTGCAATTTTTGGTCATTTTCTGACCTCACTCCCTGCGATACACTCGATAATTGTATTTGTGTGTATCAGGAATGTGCCAGTTCCTGTGGTTCCCCAAAGTGAAAGGTTTCTTTTCCAACGTGTATGCTCAAGGGGCTATCACATGTTCCGCTGTATAGCGAG ATACGGGTACAAAGACAAGAAGCAGGAGCACCATAGCGTATTTGAGCGTCTTCTGATTGAAGGCCTCGAGAAATTCCTACAACGAGAGGCAGTAGAGCTATCCCTACAAAGCGAAGACGACGTCGACTCGGACGAAGAGCCTCCAACCCCTGTGAAGATCATCCAAGCACCAAACGGCAGCCTCTACTCGCTCAACGTCCCTCTCCTGGCGGACTATGCGCCTTCAACAGAGCTCATTCCTGAAGCCAGCTGCTCCACGCCTCAGCACGATCCTGTACTGGATTATGCCCAGAATCTTGAACTGGAGCTGGCGTTCATCAAGCAGTCCAAGCGGTCTGGGGCCGTCTACCTCATCGACAACCCCATCATCAAGGCTAGGAAGGACTCGTGGTTCTTCAAGAAGCTGATGATAAACTATTTCTTCGCGTTCCTGAGGAACAACTGCCGCCGGGCGATCATGTTGATGAGCATCCCGCACTCGAACATGATGCAGGTGCGCATGACTTCTTATGTCTGA